A genomic stretch from Myxococcales bacterium includes:
- a CDS encoding DUF2202 domain-containing protein, which produces MSSREVESLTFTREEEKLARDVYGALSAKDPLFSNIGKSEQTHMDAIATLLTRYGLPDPVGTNGPGKFSNATLQALYDALVAEGARSNLSALAVGVEIEELDIFDIELAKKDVTHADVLATYDTLTRGSRNHLRSFYGKLVAAGGSYTPKHLDAASFKAIVDSAMERGP; this is translated from the coding sequence TTGTCCTCTCGCGAGGTCGAGTCCCTCACTTTCACGCGTGAAGAAGAGAAGCTCGCGAGGGACGTGTACGGCGCGCTCTCTGCCAAAGATCCGCTCTTCTCCAACATCGGCAAGAGCGAGCAGACCCACATGGACGCGATCGCCACGCTGCTCACCCGGTATGGCCTGCCGGACCCTGTCGGTACGAACGGTCCAGGGAAATTCTCGAACGCCACGCTGCAGGCGCTCTACGACGCGCTCGTGGCAGAGGGGGCTCGGTCCAACCTGAGCGCGCTCGCCGTGGGCGTCGAGATCGAGGAGCTCGACATCTTCGACATCGAGCTCGCGAAGAAGGACGTCACGCACGCGGACGTCCTCGCGACCTACGACACGCTCACGCGCGGCTCGAGGAACCACCTCCGCTCGTTCTACGGGAAGCTCGTGGCGGCTGGCGGGAGCTACACCCCGAAGCACCTCGACGCCGCGTCGTTCAAGGCCATCGTCGATTCGGCCATGGAGCGCGGGCCTTGA
- a CDS encoding TolC family protein: MAARSRSATEGKLAYYAWLRARGAAVVAKQSLEAVKTHLRDAKTQVAAGNASRADALRAETAVAGAELALERAANLAELTQKQVAIAMHAKEGEALAPGESGDAEVAPFVGSLAQLVAEAKASRYEIRSIDANAEAARKQAGALAGGAYPSLAGFGTANYSNPNPRRIPLTNEWFGTWALGVQLTWTPNDAYGALASSRDLEARVSGIEAQRGAIRDGIELEVTQAFQSVREADFAGDSSRRQLASAEEAYRTARELFTNGRATSTMLTDAETDLTRARLERLNARIDARVARVRLEHALGRDARGDDR; this comes from the coding sequence GTGGCCGCGCGGTCCCGATCGGCGACCGAGGGCAAGCTCGCATACTACGCGTGGCTTCGCGCGCGGGGCGCCGCGGTCGTCGCGAAGCAGAGCCTCGAGGCCGTCAAGACTCACCTTCGGGACGCGAAGACCCAGGTCGCCGCGGGGAACGCCTCGCGGGCGGACGCGCTCCGCGCCGAGACCGCGGTGGCGGGCGCCGAGCTCGCCTTGGAGCGCGCGGCGAACCTCGCCGAGCTGACGCAGAAGCAGGTGGCGATCGCGATGCACGCGAAGGAGGGTGAGGCGCTCGCGCCGGGCGAGAGCGGCGACGCAGAGGTCGCGCCCTTCGTTGGGAGCCTCGCGCAGCTCGTGGCCGAAGCGAAGGCGAGCCGCTACGAGATACGCAGCATCGACGCGAACGCCGAGGCCGCCCGAAAACAGGCGGGAGCACTCGCCGGCGGGGCGTACCCGTCGCTCGCCGGCTTCGGCACGGCCAACTACTCGAACCCAAACCCCCGACGCATTCCTCTGACGAACGAGTGGTTCGGCACGTGGGCGCTCGGCGTGCAGCTCACCTGGACCCCGAACGACGCCTACGGTGCGCTCGCCTCGTCACGCGACCTGGAGGCCCGCGTCTCGGGAATCGAGGCCCAGCGCGGCGCCATCCGCGATGGCATCGAGCTCGAGGTCACGCAGGCCTTTCAATCGGTGCGCGAAGCGGACTTTGCGGGCGACTCCAGCAGGCGTCAGCTCGCAAGCGCGGAGGAGGCGTACCGGACAGCGCGCGAGCTGTTCACGAACGGGCGGGCGACGTCGACCATGCTCACCGACGCCGAGACGGACCTCACGCGGGCACGCCTCGAGCGCCTCAATGCGCGCATCGACGCGCGGGTCGCGCGGGTGCGTCTGGAGCACGCCCTCGGGCGCGATGCGCGTGGCGACGATCGCTGA
- a CDS encoding chalcone isomerase family protein yields the protein MKTVVFVEIRAYTIHHFMKTLPSSRSKQAVIDLDTPKRLSFQMLRDVGADKIKKMFRDAYALNGYADAAAIGAFVAVFTADLKEKQVTTISYDSASQATTVATQGGGTATLRGLGFMRATWSLWFGKTDQPQLGDALISRI from the coding sequence GTGAAGACCGTCGTCTTCGTGGAGATCCGGGCCTACACGATTCACCACTTCATGAAGACCCTGCCCTCTTCGAGGTCGAAGCAGGCAGTCATCGATCTGGATACTCCGAAGCGCCTGAGCTTTCAGATGTTGCGCGACGTCGGCGCGGACAAGATCAAGAAGATGTTCCGGGACGCGTACGCGCTCAACGGCTACGCGGACGCCGCGGCGATTGGCGCTTTCGTGGCCGTGTTCACCGCCGACCTGAAGGAGAAGCAAGTGACCACGATCTCGTACGACTCGGCCAGCCAGGCCACGACGGTGGCCACCCAGGGCGGGGGAACGGCCACGCTCCGCGGGCTCGGCTTCATGCGCGCGACGTGGAGCCTTTGGTTCGGCAAGACCGATCAGCCGCAGCTCGGCGACGCGCTGATCAGCAGGATCTGA
- a CDS encoding efflux RND transporter periplasmic adaptor subunit yields the protein MRKFIFSFAIVVMAGLTTGCAKREPGPPPGPRAVRVALARTESAATGGSYAGSLEPRTRLNLAFGVPGRVRSLGSVRDGGKERPLREGDRVTKGQVLALLDDSDLQHQAASSSLAMSTASADLASSEASLAQAEADLVRARGLAASGAVPGAELERAETLAKAARGRTAALRAQKGSRGEQVAIARRAASDARLLSPIEGVIARRMVDAGESVGPSTIAFTVIDTREMKLVFGVPDTRIGAVHPNDLVPVHAEARGAAPLAGRVVAIQPVADPTLRTFAVEVAVDNAGGELRAGMVASASLGTDGGPPALLVPLRSIVRRLDGKLGVFRVERDVGRDVAVELGDLVGNDVVVRAGLATGDRVVTDGAPLLKDGERVEVLP from the coding sequence ATGCGAAAATTCATCTTCTCCTTCGCCATCGTCGTGATGGCGGGCCTGACCACCGGGTGCGCCAAGCGAGAGCCCGGCCCGCCGCCAGGGCCGCGCGCCGTTCGCGTCGCGCTGGCTCGCACCGAGTCGGCAGCCACCGGGGGCTCCTACGCCGGCTCGCTGGAGCCTCGCACGAGGCTCAATCTGGCCTTCGGCGTCCCCGGGCGAGTTCGCTCACTCGGTTCCGTGAGGGACGGAGGCAAGGAGCGCCCCTTGCGCGAGGGAGACCGCGTGACGAAGGGCCAGGTGTTGGCGCTCCTCGACGACTCGGATCTCCAGCACCAGGCGGCGTCCTCGTCGCTCGCGATGAGCACGGCCTCCGCCGATCTGGCCTCGTCGGAGGCCTCGCTCGCGCAGGCCGAGGCTGACCTTGTGCGCGCGCGAGGGCTCGCGGCGAGCGGCGCGGTGCCCGGAGCCGAGCTCGAGCGCGCCGAGACCCTCGCAAAGGCGGCGAGAGGTCGCACGGCCGCCTTGCGCGCACAAAAAGGCTCTCGAGGCGAGCAGGTCGCCATCGCGCGCCGCGCCGCCTCCGACGCTCGACTGCTCAGCCCGATCGAAGGCGTCATTGCGCGCCGCATGGTCGACGCCGGCGAGAGTGTCGGGCCATCGACGATTGCCTTCACTGTCATCGACACGAGGGAGATGAAGCTCGTCTTCGGCGTGCCCGACACGAGAATTGGCGCCGTCCACCCGAACGATCTGGTGCCGGTGCACGCGGAGGCCCGTGGCGCAGCCCCGCTCGCCGGTCGGGTCGTGGCGATCCAGCCTGTCGCCGATCCCACACTTCGCACGTTCGCGGTCGAGGTCGCCGTGGACAACGCAGGCGGCGAGCTTCGGGCCGGAATGGTCGCGAGCGCGAGCCTCGGCACCGACGGCGGGCCCCCCGCGCTGCTCGTGCCACTTCGCTCGATCGTCCGAAGGCTCGATGGCAAGCTTGGGGTCTTCCGAGTCGAACGTGACGTCGGGCGCGACGTGGCGGTCGAGCTGGGAGACCTCGTAGGCAACGATGTCGTCGTCCGCGCAGGCCTCGCGACGGGAGACCGCGTCGTGACCGACGGCGCCCCCCTGCTCAAGGACGGCGAGCGCGTCGAGGTGCTTCCATGA
- a CDS encoding efflux RND transporter permease subunit — protein MNLSRLFVEKRQVAWVALIATLLWGIVAYGRLPQRKDPEIVIKTAVITIVWPGANAQDVEQLVTRAVEQTARQVPKVDKVVSTTRTGISTVFVTLEDTARRSDVDVAWADLRARVDLLAAKLPVGTAAPLVNTSFGDTATMVFSVASPLVDDIELDIRADAIRQAIAARRALRPNGKDRVATVFLPADGLPRASVASAVDRYLALGVERRVLVDAEIVRGSSFIAVDAAEANDEALRELLADFRANALGGEVPHPDAWGAIHVRGLDELRPKLALAAHEKYGYRQLDDFTAAMRDELARVPEVARVERYGVVPEVVYLLYAQERLAAFGLQPAQISLALRARNPSMPGGAIGTGYRAVLVDPSGSVTRLDELLDAVVGTSKEGRPVYLRDVADVHRTYETPASDASWLTWRDDHGWHRTRSVAVAVQVRSGVQATAVGIKLDAVVAGVMSTLPSDLVLRKTSDQPALVREKIGDFLRALGEAIAIVIAIALVFMERRSALLVAASIPLTLALTFGLMALFGLDLQQVSIAALIISLGLLVDDPVIAGDAINRELAAGSTRERAAWEGPTKLAKAILYATLTNIVAFAPLLLVTGSMGEFIYSLPMVVVLSLVSSRIVSMTFMPLLGYYLLRGQKGYEAALQGTGTAARFARGYNRATEWVLEHKGKSIVGFLLFLVVGLAPASQIRTQFFPEEALERFYVHVRLPEGSDVRATAAAAQEAETAVVESEGERVEQVTTFVGNGGPRWWSNVSPEPKNPAYALLIVKARHADDSMAMIGRLQRFLRGRVAGARTEVYRVSSGKPAVTPVEVRVAGPDVAELRRLAEQVKDALRASPRTYDAGDDWGADNLKLTVKIDVARAASARVSNADIASASAMAFSGAKVTSLREQDRLIDVVMRLRPTERRDPSRLRNLYVWSTQTGMAVPIEQVARLSTEFEPQKIVRQDLERTITVGAVTKDGELASALFADAKPAIDRIKLPPGYSMTFGGEQEMQAKAFASVSIALKVSVALIFLTLVWQFANVFKPLIVFAAIPFGMVGVVLGLVVTKTNFGFMAFLGVTSLIGVIVSHIIVLFDFIEEAREHGTELHRAVIDAGLVRLRPVLVTVLATVGGLVPLALEGGPMWRQLVYVQIGGLLLATLVTKGVVPLLYVLFVETLHLVEWKNEQPHDTGGGQ, from the coding sequence ATGAACCTCTCTCGGCTGTTCGTCGAAAAGCGGCAGGTCGCGTGGGTCGCGCTGATCGCGACTCTCCTCTGGGGCATCGTCGCCTATGGGCGCCTGCCACAACGAAAAGACCCCGAGATCGTGATCAAGACCGCGGTCATCACGATCGTGTGGCCCGGCGCGAACGCCCAGGATGTCGAGCAGCTCGTGACCCGCGCGGTCGAGCAGACGGCGCGACAGGTCCCGAAGGTCGACAAGGTCGTCTCCACGACACGCACCGGAATCTCCACGGTGTTCGTCACGCTCGAGGACACCGCCAGACGTTCGGACGTCGACGTGGCGTGGGCCGACCTCCGCGCGCGCGTCGACCTCCTCGCGGCGAAGCTCCCGGTCGGGACGGCCGCGCCGCTCGTGAACACGAGCTTCGGCGACACCGCCACGATGGTCTTCAGCGTGGCCAGCCCGCTCGTCGACGACATCGAGCTCGACATTCGCGCCGATGCGATTCGGCAGGCGATCGCCGCACGCCGGGCCCTCCGACCCAATGGCAAGGATCGCGTGGCGACGGTGTTCCTTCCTGCCGACGGCCTGCCGCGCGCGTCGGTGGCCTCGGCGGTGGATCGTTACTTGGCACTCGGCGTCGAGCGGCGCGTGCTCGTCGATGCGGAGATCGTTCGTGGCTCGAGCTTCATCGCCGTCGATGCGGCAGAGGCGAACGACGAGGCGCTCCGCGAGCTCCTCGCGGACTTCCGGGCGAACGCCCTGGGGGGCGAGGTGCCCCATCCCGACGCCTGGGGAGCCATCCACGTGCGAGGTCTCGACGAGCTCCGTCCGAAGCTCGCCCTGGCTGCGCACGAGAAGTACGGCTATCGACAGCTCGACGACTTCACGGCGGCGATGCGCGACGAGCTCGCTCGCGTCCCCGAGGTCGCTCGCGTGGAGCGCTACGGCGTCGTCCCGGAGGTGGTCTATCTCCTCTACGCCCAGGAGCGGCTCGCGGCTTTCGGACTTCAACCGGCGCAAATTTCCCTGGCCCTCAGGGCGCGAAACCCGAGCATGCCAGGCGGCGCGATTGGCACCGGGTATCGGGCCGTGCTCGTCGATCCGTCCGGCTCGGTCACCCGCCTCGACGAGCTGCTCGACGCGGTCGTCGGCACCAGCAAGGAGGGCCGCCCCGTCTACCTCCGGGACGTGGCAGACGTGCACCGCACGTACGAGACGCCGGCGTCGGACGCGAGCTGGCTCACCTGGCGCGACGACCACGGCTGGCACCGAACACGATCCGTCGCGGTCGCCGTCCAGGTGCGCTCGGGCGTCCAAGCGACGGCGGTCGGGATCAAGCTCGACGCGGTGGTCGCGGGGGTCATGAGCACGCTGCCCAGCGATCTTGTCCTTCGCAAGACGAGTGATCAGCCTGCGCTCGTGCGCGAGAAGATCGGGGACTTCCTTCGCGCGCTCGGAGAGGCCATCGCGATCGTCATCGCCATCGCGTTGGTCTTCATGGAGCGCCGAAGCGCGCTGTTGGTCGCGGCGAGTATTCCGCTCACGCTCGCGCTCACGTTCGGGCTCATGGCGCTGTTCGGTCTCGATCTGCAGCAAGTGTCGATCGCGGCGCTCATCATCTCGCTCGGGCTCTTGGTCGACGATCCGGTCATTGCCGGCGACGCCATCAATAGGGAGCTCGCGGCGGGGAGCACGCGGGAGCGCGCTGCCTGGGAGGGTCCGACGAAGCTCGCGAAGGCGATCCTCTACGCGACGCTCACCAACATCGTCGCCTTTGCGCCCCTGCTGCTCGTCACCGGAAGCATGGGGGAGTTCATTTACTCGCTCCCGATGGTCGTCGTCCTGTCGCTCGTCTCGAGTCGCATCGTGTCGATGACCTTCATGCCCCTTCTCGGGTATTACCTTCTTCGAGGCCAGAAGGGCTATGAGGCGGCGCTCCAAGGCACCGGGACGGCCGCGCGGTTCGCGCGCGGGTACAATCGGGCGACCGAGTGGGTGCTCGAGCACAAGGGCAAGAGCATCGTCGGCTTCCTGCTCTTTCTCGTCGTCGGGCTGGCACCCGCATCCCAGATTCGCACGCAGTTCTTCCCCGAGGAGGCCCTCGAGCGATTCTACGTGCACGTGCGCTTGCCCGAGGGGTCCGACGTTCGCGCGACGGCCGCCGCCGCGCAAGAGGCCGAGACCGCGGTCGTCGAGAGCGAAGGCGAGCGCGTGGAGCAAGTGACCACGTTCGTCGGGAACGGCGGCCCTCGCTGGTGGAGCAACGTCAGCCCGGAGCCCAAGAACCCTGCCTACGCCCTGCTCATCGTCAAGGCGCGGCACGCCGACGACTCGATGGCCATGATTGGCCGACTCCAGCGATTCCTACGAGGTCGCGTCGCGGGGGCGCGGACGGAGGTCTACCGCGTCTCGTCGGGAAAACCCGCCGTCACACCGGTGGAGGTTCGCGTCGCCGGCCCGGACGTAGCGGAGCTGCGCAGGCTCGCCGAGCAGGTGAAAGACGCCCTGCGGGCCTCCCCGCGCACGTACGATGCGGGCGACGACTGGGGGGCGGACAACCTCAAGTTGACGGTGAAGATCGACGTGGCACGAGCTGCGAGCGCTCGGGTCTCCAACGCGGACATCGCCTCGGCGTCCGCGATGGCGTTCTCGGGCGCGAAGGTCACCTCGCTGCGGGAGCAAGATCGCCTGATCGACGTCGTCATGCGCCTTCGACCGACGGAGCGCAGGGATCCCTCGCGCCTGCGCAATCTGTACGTGTGGAGCACACAGACGGGAATGGCGGTTCCGATCGAGCAGGTCGCCCGGCTCAGCACCGAGTTCGAGCCACAAAAAATCGTCCGCCAAGATCTCGAGCGAACGATCACCGTGGGGGCGGTCACCAAAGACGGCGAGCTCGCCTCCGCGCTCTTCGCCGACGCCAAGCCAGCCATCGATCGCATCAAGCTCCCCCCTGGCTATTCCATGACCTTCGGCGGCGAGCAGGAGATGCAGGCGAAGGCGTTCGCGTCGGTGAGCATCGCGCTCAAGGTGAGCGTGGCGCTGATCTTCCTCACTCTCGTGTGGCAGTTCGCGAACGTGTTCAAGCCGCTCATCGTCTTCGCCGCGATTCCGTTCGGCATGGTGGGGGTCGTGCTCGGGCTGGTCGTGACCAAGACGAACTTCGGCTTCATGGCCTTTCTCGGCGTGACGAGCCTGATCGGCGTCATCGTCAGTCACATCATCGTGCTCTTCGACTTCATCGAAGAGGCCCGAGAGCACGGCACGGAGCTTCACCGGGCCGTCATCGACGCCGGACTGGTACGCCTGCGCCCCGTGCTCGTGACCGTGCTCGCGACGGTCGGCGGTCTGGTGCCCCTCGCTCTCGAAGGTGGCCCCATGTGGCGACAGCTCGTCTACGTCCAGATCGGGGGGCTTCTGCTCGCGACGCTGGTCACGAAGGGCGTAGTTCCGCTCCTCTACGTGCTGTTCGTGGAGACGCTGCACCTCGTCGAGTGGAAGAACGAACAACCCCACGACACCGGTGGTGGCCAGTGA
- a CDS encoding arginase family protein — MHRHGRAGGVTLANQSHGTLLEASDDVLEILSFFREPATVASFFESFDVDPAILDELQRQAVLVDPAKLGVLRGGLLQGAGAPFGAKTYLRDLDTAPRGRDSTFAIVGAPFELGVTCEGGARGGPREIRTAMPIGTDPEGRFPATLLDVNARRRVSTEGVRVLDLGDLQALPQEGLDAVGARLRHVVDAVLDAAMVPIVLGGDHALTHFALESVIAKHGPIGILHFDAHLDLNGTAPWLNHANVFFHALARPEVKALRQVGVRAYEVLTGWERVIPDRRLSWVTAREVGSGLSPAQVLRGLPRNLPYYLTFDVDVLDPQVAPETGAPVAGGLRVEQLLPIVDAAARALRIVGADFMEVATAPTKRNAAAMATGRILTELLLARCRRTTLRPSKLGTPRSPG; from the coding sequence GTGCATCGCCACGGCCGGGCCGGCGGTGTTACGCTGGCCAACCAGAGCCACGGCACCCTCCTCGAGGCGTCCGACGACGTCCTGGAGATCCTGTCGTTTTTTCGTGAGCCCGCGACCGTCGCCTCGTTCTTCGAGTCGTTCGACGTCGACCCGGCGATCCTCGACGAGCTCCAGCGGCAGGCGGTCCTCGTGGATCCAGCCAAGCTCGGGGTGCTCCGCGGTGGGCTGCTGCAGGGCGCGGGCGCGCCGTTTGGCGCCAAGACCTACCTCCGCGATCTGGACACGGCGCCGCGCGGGCGCGACAGCACGTTCGCGATCGTCGGGGCCCCCTTCGAGCTGGGCGTCACGTGCGAGGGCGGGGCGCGCGGGGGCCCTCGCGAGATACGCACAGCCATGCCGATCGGGACCGATCCCGAGGGGCGCTTTCCGGCCACGCTCCTCGACGTGAACGCGCGACGACGCGTCTCGACCGAGGGCGTCCGGGTGCTCGATCTGGGCGATCTCCAGGCGCTCCCGCAAGAAGGCCTCGACGCCGTGGGGGCGCGCCTCCGACACGTGGTCGACGCGGTCCTCGACGCCGCGATGGTGCCTATCGTGCTCGGGGGCGACCACGCGCTCACGCACTTCGCGCTCGAGTCCGTGATCGCCAAACACGGCCCCATCGGTATTCTGCATTTCGACGCGCACCTCGACCTGAACGGCACGGCCCCGTGGTTGAACCACGCGAACGTGTTCTTCCACGCGCTCGCGCGACCCGAGGTGAAAGCGCTCCGGCAGGTCGGCGTGCGCGCCTACGAAGTGCTCACGGGTTGGGAGCGGGTGATCCCCGATCGTCGGCTCTCGTGGGTGACCGCGCGCGAAGTGGGCAGTGGCCTCTCCCCTGCGCAGGTCCTGCGCGGCCTCCCGCGTAACCTGCCGTATTACCTTACGTTCGACGTGGACGTGCTCGATCCGCAGGTCGCCCCCGAGACCGGGGCGCCCGTGGCGGGGGGGCTGCGCGTGGAGCAGCTGCTCCCCATCGTCGACGCCGCCGCGCGCGCCCTGCGCATCGTGGGCGCCGATTTCATGGAAGTCGCGACCGCCCCCACGAAGCGCAACGCGGCGGCCATGGCCACCGGCCGAATCCTCACCGAGCTCTTGCTCGCGCGGTGCCGGCGCACGACCCTGCGGCCCTCGAAGCTGGGCACTCCGCGTTCACCGGGGTGA
- a CDS encoding acyl-CoA dehydrogenase family protein encodes MAFFQTPPELPRALDDDALLLRWLRRHMPGDALAVVEPELRAAHGDALALYAASQVDPHEAPRLTSWDAWGKRVDHIELTSLWKKAQRVAAERGVVATAYERKTAEHSRVHQFMLAYVLEPSWHVYSCPLAMTDGAAKTLLASGNAALAERALPRLLSRDPARAWTSGQWMTERTGGSDVAISETLARPRDGGSFTLHGTKWFTSATTSEMALTLARPEGGPPGGSGLALFYVETRDEEGRLNGLQINRLKDKLGTRMVPTAELLLEGTLATPVMGLRDGIKNITPMLAVTRTWNSVCAVAAMQKAVGLARDYARRRVAFGAPLADKPLHADTLAWMVAETHGAFCLAFRVVELLGRDEVSVATDAERALLRLLTPIVKLTTGKQAVAVASEALEAFGGAGYVEDTGLPQLLRDAQVLPIWEGTTNVLSLDVLRVLGRGATLAPLRAEIERATASAPSGLEVPARAAREALAHAEAWLADTLQRGHGGGGALEAGARRFALTLGRATELALLVDEAAHAERAGELRLSAVARRFARSAIDLVDDGLVEGDAALILG; translated from the coding sequence ATGGCGTTCTTCCAGACCCCGCCCGAGCTGCCCCGCGCCCTCGACGACGACGCGCTCCTCCTCCGCTGGCTCCGCCGACACATGCCCGGCGACGCGCTCGCGGTGGTCGAGCCCGAGCTCCGCGCGGCGCACGGCGACGCGCTCGCGCTCTACGCGGCATCCCAGGTGGACCCCCACGAAGCGCCGCGCCTCACCTCGTGGGACGCGTGGGGAAAGCGTGTAGACCACATCGAGCTCACGTCGCTCTGGAAAAAAGCCCAGCGCGTGGCCGCCGAGCGCGGCGTGGTGGCCACGGCGTACGAGCGCAAGACCGCGGAGCACTCGCGGGTGCACCAGTTCATGCTCGCGTACGTGCTCGAGCCGTCGTGGCACGTGTACTCGTGCCCGCTCGCGATGACCGACGGCGCCGCCAAGACGCTCCTCGCGTCGGGCAACGCGGCCCTCGCCGAGCGCGCGCTACCACGCCTCCTGAGCCGCGATCCCGCGCGCGCGTGGACGAGCGGTCAGTGGATGACCGAGCGCACCGGCGGCTCCGACGTCGCCATCAGCGAGACCCTGGCGCGCCCCCGCGACGGCGGCTCGTTCACCCTCCACGGCACGAAGTGGTTCACCTCGGCCACCACCTCGGAGATGGCGCTCACTCTCGCGCGCCCCGAGGGCGGGCCGCCCGGCGGCAGCGGCCTCGCGCTCTTCTACGTGGAGACCCGCGACGAGGAGGGCCGGCTGAACGGTCTGCAAATCAACCGCCTGAAAGACAAGCTCGGCACCCGCATGGTGCCCACGGCGGAGCTGCTCCTCGAGGGCACGCTTGCGACGCCGGTGATGGGCCTCCGCGACGGCATCAAGAACATCACGCCCATGCTCGCGGTGACGCGGACGTGGAACTCGGTGTGCGCGGTCGCGGCCATGCAGAAGGCCGTGGGCCTCGCGCGCGACTACGCCCGGCGCCGGGTCGCGTTCGGCGCGCCGCTCGCGGACAAACCGCTCCACGCCGACACGCTGGCGTGGATGGTCGCCGAGACCCACGGCGCGTTCTGCCTCGCGTTTCGAGTGGTCGAGCTCCTCGGCCGCGACGAGGTGTCCGTGGCGACCGACGCCGAGCGGGCGCTCCTGCGTCTGCTCACGCCCATCGTGAAGCTCACCACCGGCAAGCAGGCCGTCGCCGTCGCGAGCGAGGCGCTCGAGGCCTTCGGCGGCGCGGGATACGTGGAAGATACAGGTTTGCCGCAGCTGCTCCGCGACGCGCAGGTGCTCCCCATCTGGGAGGGCACGACGAACGTGCTCTCGCTCGACGTCCTGCGTGTGCTGGGGCGCGGCGCCACCCTCGCGCCGCTCCGCGCGGAGATCGAGCGCGCCACCGCCTCGGCGCCCTCGGGCCTCGAGGTGCCTGCGCGCGCGGCGCGTGAGGCGCTCGCCCACGCGGAGGCCTGGCTCGCGGACACGCTGCAACGAGGGCACGGAGGCGGAGGCGCCCTCGAGGCCGGCGCCCGCCGCTTCGCGCTCACCCTCGGCCGCGCGACGGAGCTCGCGCTGCTCGTCGACGAGGCCGCGCACGCCGAGCGTGCCGGCGAGCTGCGCCTGTCGGCGGTCGCGAGGCGCTTCGCTCGTTCCGCCATCGACCTCGTCGACGACGGGCTCGTCGAAGGGGACGCCGCGCTCATCCTCGGGTGA
- a CDS encoding DUF4398 domain-containing protein yields the protein MLGVAVASVACAGSFPPPSERLSSAEAASRSAREMGAEKDPKAALYLKYANEQIDQSKALIAAGENRRADEILSRASADAELALQLAKEQTMRAAAKEAIDKLKALRAGK from the coding sequence TTGTTGGGCGTCGCGGTGGCGTCGGTGGCCTGCGCCGGGAGCTTCCCGCCGCCCTCGGAGCGCCTCTCCTCGGCAGAGGCCGCCTCGCGCAGCGCGCGCGAGATGGGGGCCGAGAAAGATCCCAAGGCGGCGCTCTACCTGAAGTACGCCAACGAGCAGATCGACCAGTCGAAGGCCCTCATCGCGGCCGGTGAGAACCGCCGCGCCGACGAGATCCTCTCGCGCGCCAGCGCCGACGCGGAGCTCGCCCTCCAGCTCGCGAAGGAGCAGACCATGCGCGCCGCGGCCAAGGAGGCCATCGACAAGCTCAAGGCCCTGCGGGCCGGGAAGTGA
- a CDS encoding DUF4398 and OmpA-like domain-containing protein, with product MRTPTKSLVLCLLGSAALFVAGCGAALPPKELLDARAAYKTATEGPAAKESLVELHGAKQALDSAELAFLEKGDGQETVDRSYIAVRKSEFASASARTAVAAREKKDAEDEAQRAQMDALKKTQAELANAKNDLSATKSDLTKTKEALEREAAARAEAEKRAAMALADLQKIAAVKKDDRGMVITLSGGVLFRTDKADLLPPAMVQLNQVAEALVRNNPDARIQVEGHTDNQGQASRNDELSKQRAESVATYLKSRGIAADRVSAVGRGSSKPVADNTSVEGRALNRRVEIVVEPPKESK from the coding sequence ATGCGCACACCCACGAAGTCACTCGTCCTCTGTCTCCTCGGCTCGGCGGCCCTGTTCGTCGCCGGGTGCGGCGCCGCGCTGCCCCCGAAGGAGCTGCTCGACGCGCGCGCCGCCTACAAGACCGCCACCGAGGGCCCGGCGGCGAAGGAGAGCCTCGTCGAGCTGCACGGCGCCAAGCAGGCGCTCGACTCGGCCGAGCTCGCGTTCCTCGAGAAGGGCGACGGCCAAGAGACCGTCGATCGCTCCTACATCGCGGTGCGAAAGTCCGAGTTCGCGTCGGCCTCGGCGCGCACGGCCGTCGCCGCGCGCGAGAAGAAGGACGCCGAGGACGAGGCGCAGCGCGCGCAGATGGACGCGCTCAAGAAGACCCAGGCCGAGCTCGCGAACGCGAAGAACGATCTCTCCGCGACCAAGAGCGACCTCACCAAGACGAAAGAGGCCCTCGAGCGCGAGGCCGCGGCCCGCGCCGAGGCCGAGAAGCGCGCGGCCATGGCGCTCGCCGACCTGCAGAAGATCGCGGCCGTGAAGAAGGACGACCGCGGCATGGTCATCACGCTCTCGGGCGGCGTGCTCTTCCGCACCGACAAGGCCGATCTGCTGCCGCCCGCGATGGTGCAGCTGAACCAGGTGGCCGAGGCGCTCGTGCGCAACAACCCCGACGCCCGCATCCAGGTCGAGGGCCACACCGACAACCAGGGCCAGGCCTCCCGCAACGACGAGCTGTCGAAGCAGCGCGCCGAGTCGGTCGCGACCTACCTGAAGTCCCGCGGCATCGCGGCCGACCGCGTGAGCGCCGTGGGCCGGGGCTCGTCGAAGCCCGTGGCCGACAACACGAGCGTCGAAGGGCGCGCGCTGAACCGCCGCGTCGAGATCGTGGTCGAGCCCCCGAAAGAGTCGAAGTAG